A single window of Aspergillus oryzae RIB40 DNA, chromosome 8 DNA harbors:
- a CDS encoding glycosylphosphatidylinositol-alpha 1,4 mannosyltransferase I (mannosyltransferase), which yields MGRFGPTITVKLPQYRERSIRELSVMASLFERPSLVFGAAIVLRAILLVYGAWQDAHSAVKYTDIDYMVFTDAARYVSKGDSPYARDTYRYTPLLAWLLLPTSWDGFFSFGKVLFALSDVVAGWLIAKALTSFYGMSPPRALKYASVWLLNPMVANISTRGSSEGLLCVLVIALLWAVLNRKITLAGVLLGLSVHFKIYPFVYGPSIIWWLDEEREGLKSSSQKQKPEQDDRNLLTHIFNFITPSRLLLTTTALATFSGLNISMYILYDFPFAQHTYLHHLTRIDHRHNFSPYSSLLYLSAAGDIQGSFESLAFIPQLLLSVVVIPIVLAKRSLPGAMLAQTFAFVTFNKVCTSQYFLWYLIFLPFYLPSSSLMKNPRLGITVTALWVIAQALWLQQGYYLEFLGLSSFVPGLFLASLGFFAVNIWILGIIINDVALEGC from the exons ATGGGACGATTTGGACCGACGATTACCGTTAAACTGCCGCAGTACCGAGAAAGA TCAATAAGAGAATTGTCGGTCATGGCTTCTTTATTTGAGAGACCATCACTGGTCTTTGGAGCCGCTATTGTCTTACGTGCTATTCTTCTTGTTTATGGCGCCTGGCAAGATGCCCACTCAGCCGTCAAATACACCGACATTGACTACATGGTTTTCACGGACGCAGCCCGGTATGTTTCAAAGGGTGATTCACCATACGCTCGAGATACGTACCGGTACACGCCTCTTCTCGCGTGGTTGCTTCTACCAACCTCCTGggatggtttcttctcctttggcAAAGTTCTTTTCGCCCTCTCTGACGTGGTGGCCGGATGGCTCATCGCGAAAGCGCTCACGTCCTTTTACGGCATGAGCCCGCCACGCGCTCTCAAGTATGCCAGCGTTTGGCTACTGAATCCTATGGTTGCCAATATTAGTACGCGAGGTAGCTCCGAGGGTCTCCTATGTGTGCTAGTCATTGCCTTGCTCTGGGCTGTCTTGAACAGGAAGATCACTCTCGCCGGAGTACTTCTCGGGCTCAGCGTGCATTTCAAGATCTACCCCTTTGTTTACGGGCCATCAATTATCTGGTGGCTGGATGAAGAACGTGAAGGGCTGAAGTCATCTTcgcaaaagcaaaagccaGAACAAGACGATCGAAATCTTCTTACccacatcttcaacttcataaCGCCctctcgtcttcttctcaCTACCACTGCACTGGCCACCTTCTCCGGTCTCAACATCTCCATGTACATTCTCTATGACTTTCCTTTCGCGCAGCATACCTATCTGCATCACTTGACTCGTATTGACCACCGCCACAATTTTTCGCCCTACAGCAGCCTCCTTTATCTCTCCGCTGCCGGAGACATCCAGGGGAGCTTTGAGTCTCTAGCTTTCATTCCGCAGTTGCTTCTCTCGGTCGTTGTTATCCCGATTGTTTTGGCCAAAAGAAGCCTACCAGGTGCGATGCTAGCCCAGACGTTCGCATTCGTTACGTTTAACAAAGTGTGCACGAGCCAG TATTTCCTCTGGTATCTTATATTTCTTCCGTTCTACCtaccttcctcttcgttAATGAAGAACCCAAGGCTGGGCATTACAGTTACAGCTCTATGGGTCATCGCTCAG GCCCTCTGGCTCCAACAAGGCTACTACCTCGAATTCCTCGGTTTGTCCAGTTTCGTGCCGGGATTGTTCCTCGCTAgtttgggtttctttgcAGTTAATATTTGGATTTTGGGCATTATTATTAATGATGTCGCATTGGAGGGATGCTAA